In Fundulus heteroclitus isolate FHET01 chromosome 8, MU-UCD_Fhet_4.1, whole genome shotgun sequence, a genomic segment contains:
- the LOC105915559 gene encoding tRNA-uridine aminocarboxypropyltransferase 2, whose product MDNGPCLCSPVSLEENGLPGSGSSCADDELVDAFGDLAALPVEVEERRPTCLRCRRPQKVCLCPFLPQQPLEVSTRLYVVQHPAEESRVLRTVPLLAACLPQGKCDVIVGRRFNEEKHPELAAVCRDDRTLILYPGPKSQNLEELVQRQEIAAVKHNVIIIDGTWSQAKNMFLKNSMFHLPKQVQLNRMLSSQYVIRTQPTNICLSTLECAAVALSILEQKEEIQEILLRPLKALCSFQLQHGAQIHHSKEHLLRNGMYDKPMPKNKRKIKRMEKLMTDHSICPR is encoded by the exons ATGGACAATGGTCCTTGTCTGTGCTCTCCTGTCAGCCTGGAGGAAAACGGACTGCCGGGCAGCGGCAGCTCCTGCGCCGACGACGAGCTGGTGGACGCTTTCGGAGACCTGGCCGCCCTCCCGGTCGAAGTTGAGGAAAGAAGACCGACCTGTTTGCGCTGCCG TCGCCCTCAGAAGGTGTGTCTCTGTCCCTTTCTCCCGCAACAACCGCTGGAGGTGTCCACGCGTCTGTACGTGGTGCAGCATCCCGCAGAG GAAAGCCGAGTGCTTCGGACTGTGCCTCTTCTAGCTGCGTGCTTGCCACAAGGAAAATGCGACGTTATAGTAGGAAGGAGGTTTAATGAAGAAAA GCATCCGGAGCTAGCTGCTGTGTGTCGGGATGACAGAACTCTCATATTGTACCCCGGACCTAAATCCCAGAACCTGGAGGAGCTGGTGCAACGCCAGGAGATCGCCGCGGTGAAACACAACGTGATCATTATAGACGGCACGTGGAGCCAGGCCAAAAACATGTTCCTGAAGAACAGCATGTTCCACTTGCCCAAACAG GTGCAGCTTAACAGGATGCTGTCCAGCCAGTATGTGATCCGCACCCAACCCACCAACATCTGCCTGTCCACGCTGGAATGTGCTGCTGTGGCTTTGTCCATCCTGGAGCAGAAGGAAGAGATCCAagag ATATTGCTGAGGCCTCTAAAAGCCCTGTGCTCCTTCCAGCTACAGCACGGCGCTCAGATTCATCACAGCAAAGAGCATCTCCTCAGGAACGGCATGTACGACAAACCCATGCCGAAAAACAAACGCAAGATCAAGAGGATGGAGAAACTGATGACTGACCACAGCATCTGTCCAAGATGA